Proteins encoded by one window of Enterococcus saccharolyticus subsp. saccharolyticus:
- the glmM gene encoding phosphoglucosamine mutase, which yields MGKYFGTDGVRGEANKELTPELAFKLGRCGGYVLSQHETGDKRPRVLVGRDTRISGQLLESALVAGLLSVGIEVFQLGVISTPGVAYLTRIQKASAGVMISASHNPAQDNGIKFFGNDGFKLVDEQEAEIEALLDAEEDTLPRPSADGLGTVEEFPEGLLKYSQFLQQTISGDLSGLTVCIDAANGATASSVNRLFADLETDFYTIGTSPNGLNINDGVGSTHPEKLAAFVVEKGADAGLAFDGDGDRIIAVDERGQIVDGDKIMYICAKHLAQQKRLKKDTIVTTVMSNLGFHKAVEAIGLKDVITQVGDRYVVEEMRKNDYNFGGEQSGHMVFLDFNTTGDGMLSGIQLLSIMKQTGKKLSELADEVTIYPQKLVNIRVSNKNGAMEVPAIKAVIEEAEAEMNGEGRILVRPSGTEPLLRVMAEAPTDEKVNYYVDKIAEVVRKEIGL from the coding sequence ATGGGAAAATATTTTGGTACGGATGGTGTCCGCGGCGAAGCCAATAAGGAATTGACACCGGAGTTAGCGTTTAAATTAGGTCGTTGTGGCGGTTATGTATTAAGTCAACATGAAACAGGAGACAAACGTCCACGCGTACTTGTTGGTCGTGATACACGTATTTCTGGACAATTATTGGAAAGTGCCCTAGTTGCGGGATTACTTTCAGTCGGCATTGAAGTCTTCCAATTAGGGGTTATCTCGACACCGGGTGTAGCGTATTTAACACGTATTCAAAAAGCCAGCGCAGGCGTCATGATTTCAGCGTCACATAATCCTGCGCAAGACAATGGGATTAAGTTTTTCGGTAATGACGGCTTTAAATTGGTTGACGAGCAAGAAGCAGAGATTGAAGCGTTATTAGATGCAGAAGAAGATACCTTACCACGTCCATCTGCAGACGGCTTAGGAACGGTAGAAGAATTTCCAGAAGGCTTATTGAAATATTCACAATTCTTACAACAAACGATTAGTGGCGATTTATCTGGTCTAACAGTATGTATCGACGCAGCGAATGGTGCCACCGCGTCTTCTGTCAACCGTTTATTTGCAGATTTAGAAACAGATTTCTACACAATAGGCACTTCACCGAATGGTTTAAATATCAATGATGGTGTGGGTTCCACACATCCTGAAAAATTAGCCGCATTTGTTGTGGAAAAAGGCGCAGATGCAGGATTAGCGTTTGATGGCGATGGCGATCGGATTATTGCGGTAGATGAACGTGGTCAAATCGTGGATGGCGATAAAATCATGTACATTTGTGCCAAACATTTGGCGCAACAAAAACGCTTGAAAAAAGACACGATTGTGACGACCGTTATGAGTAACTTAGGTTTCCACAAAGCTGTGGAAGCAATTGGCTTAAAAGATGTGATTACGCAAGTTGGCGACCGTTATGTGGTGGAAGAAATGCGTAAAAATGACTATAATTTTGGTGGCGAACAATCTGGTCACATGGTCTTTTTAGACTTTAACACGACGGGTGATGGGATGTTATCAGGCATTCAATTGTTAAGCATTATGAAACAAACAGGGAAAAAATTATCGGAATTAGCCGATGAAGTGACGATTTACCCACAAAAATTAGTGAATATCCGTGTGTCCAATAAAAATGGTGCGATGGAAGTCCCTGCAATTAAAGCGGTAATCGAAGAAGCTGAAGCAGAAATGAACGGTGAAGGTCGTATTTTAGTTCGTCCTTCTGGTACAGAACCATTATTACGCGTGATGGCAGAAGCACCAACCGACGAAAAAGTGAATTATTATGTCGATAAAATTGCGGAAGTTGTCCGTAAAGAAATCGGTTTGTAA
- a CDS encoding AAA family ATPase — protein MSEELTKKIPELIDEVEKVILGKREVIQLTVASLLAGGHVLFEDIPGVGKTLMIKTLAQAIHGKFSRVQFTPDLFPSDILGVSIFNNQTNQFEFRQGPIFTTVLLADEINRTSPRTQAALLEAMSEGKVTIDNQTYSLSPHFFVLATQNPIEYEGTYPLPEAQLDRFLFRLKIGYPSSEDELALMLGQQQSAVIRRVLTEQEVDELKALVENVFVQENVVKYALQLVQASRNHQGINLGVSPRGSVAFVRGAKAYALTQGRQYVIPEDLQKILPAVFGHRLQLKNRTSEEEREAILRQIIERVPVPIRR, from the coding sequence ATGAGCGAAGAATTAACGAAAAAAATCCCTGAATTAATTGACGAAGTGGAAAAAGTTATTTTGGGAAAACGAGAAGTTATTCAATTAACAGTAGCTTCTTTGTTAGCTGGAGGCCATGTTTTATTTGAAGATATTCCTGGTGTAGGGAAAACATTAATGATTAAAACACTGGCCCAAGCAATACATGGAAAATTCTCCCGTGTACAGTTTACCCCCGATTTATTTCCAAGTGATATTTTAGGTGTGTCTATTTTTAATAATCAAACCAATCAATTTGAGTTTCGCCAAGGGCCTATTTTCACTACTGTTTTATTAGCTGATGAAATCAATCGAACCAGTCCTCGCACGCAAGCGGCCTTGTTAGAAGCGATGTCAGAAGGAAAGGTCACGATTGATAATCAAACCTATTCATTATCCCCCCACTTTTTTGTGCTAGCTACGCAAAACCCAATTGAATATGAAGGAACGTATCCATTGCCAGAAGCCCAACTGGATCGTTTTTTATTCCGCTTGAAAATTGGCTATCCTTCTTCTGAAGATGAACTAGCTTTAATGCTGGGACAGCAACAATCAGCAGTTATTCGTCGTGTTTTGACTGAACAAGAAGTCGATGAATTAAAAGCATTAGTAGAGAATGTTTTTGTCCAAGAAAATGTTGTCAAATATGCGTTACAACTAGTGCAAGCAAGCCGCAATCATCAAGGGATAAACTTAGGTGTCAGTCCTCGCGGAAGCGTGGCATTTGTCCGTGGAGCAAAAGCCTATGCGTTAACACAAGGCCGTCAATATGTCATTCCAGAAGATTTGCAAAAAATTTTACCCGCAGTGTTTGGCCATCGCTTGCAATTAAAAAATCGTACTAGTGAAGAAGAACGAGAGGCGATTTTAAGACAAATCATTGAACGTGTTCCTGTGCCTATTCGGAGGTGA